The following coding sequences are from one Bos indicus x Bos taurus breed Angus x Brahman F1 hybrid chromosome 5, Bos_hybrid_MaternalHap_v2.0, whole genome shotgun sequence window:
- the FAIM2 gene encoding protein lifeguard 2 yields the protein MTQGKLSVANKAPGTEGQQQANGEKKETPAVPSAPPSYEEATSGEGLKAGAFPPAPSAVPLHPSWAYVDPNSSSSYESGFPTGDHEFFTTFSWDDQKVRRVFIRKVYTILLIQLLVTLGVVALFTFCDPVKDYVQANPGWYWASYAVFFATYLTLACCSGPRRHFPWNLILLTIFTLSMAYLTGMLSSYYNTTSVLLCLSITALVCLSVTVFSFQTKFDFTSCQGVLFVLLMTLFFSGLILAILLPFQYVPWLHAVYAVLGAGVFTLFLAFDTQLLMGSRRHSLSPEEYIFGALNIYLDIIYIFTFFLQLFGTNRE from the exons CTCTCCGTGGCTAACAAGGCCCCCGGGACAGAGGGGCAGCAGCAGGCGAATGGCGAGAAGAAGGAGACTCCGGCAGTGCCCTCGGCCCCGCCCTCCTATGAGGAGGCCACCTCTGGGGAGGGGCTCAAGGCAGGAGccttcccccccgccccctcgGCTGTGCCTCTCCACCCGAGCTGGGCCTACGTGGACCCTA ACAGCAGCTCCAGCTATGAGAGTGGCTTCCCCACTGGAGACCATGAGTTCTTCACCACCTTCAGTTGGGACGACCAGAAGGTTCGCCGAGTCTTCATCAGAAAG GTCTATACCATTCTGCTGATTCAGCTGCTGGTGACCTTGGGTGTCGTGGCTCTCTTTACCTTCTG TGACCCCGTGAAGGACTATGTCCAGGCCAACCCAGGCTGGTACTGGGCATCCTA TGCTGTGTTCTTTGCGACCTACCTGACCCTGGCCTGCTGTTCTGGACCCAG GAGGCATTTCCCCTGGAACCTGATCCTCCTGACCATCTTT ACCCTGTCCATGGCCTACCTCACTGGAATGTTGTCCAG TTACTACAACACCACGTCTGTGCTGCTGTGCCTGAGCATCACGGCCCTCGTCTGCCTCTCGGTCACCGTCTTCAGCTTCCAGACCAAG TTCGACTTCACATCCTGCCAAGGTGTGCTCTTCGTGCTGCTCATGACCCTCTTCTTCAGTGGGCTCATCCTGGCCATCCTCCTGCCCTTCCAATAT GTGCCCTGGCTCCACGCAGTGTATGCCGTGCTGGGAGCAGGCGTGTTTACATTG tTCCTGGCTTTTGACACCCAGTTGCTGATGGGTAGCCGACGCCACTCGCTGAGCCCCGAAGAGTATATTTTTGGAGCCCTCAACATTTACCTAGACATCATCTATATCTTCACCTTCTTCCTGCAGCTTTTTGGCACCAACCGGGAATAA